ATATAAACAGGTTTCGAGCTATCAATGCAGCAATTGTATGACCGTATATGACAAAAAATATGGCGCCCCCGATAGCGGCGTAAAACCCGGAACACCTTTTGATCAATTACCCGGTGATTATATCTGTCCGCTGTGCAGCAGTGCCAAAACAGAATTTATTCCGCTGGTTGAATATTAATGAGGAAAAAGCTTAATTACCTGAGTTCGATTCATAAATTAAGATTTTAAAAGTCCCCTTTGAAGGGGGCAATGGGGGATGAACAGTAGTGAAATTAAAGCCATAAATTAAATATTTGGATCAAATCAACGCTCAGCGGATCATCCCCCAAGGCTCTTTCGAGCCTTTTCCCCCTTCTAAGGGGGACTTTTTTATCCATCGATTTTATCTTGAACTCACGTTAATTTATAGTTAAATCTATACTCTATTTCTCTCTGTTGATACTCATCCGGACTAAAAATTTATTCAGATATGACATCAGATAAACCACTATCGGGATTAAATGCTGTTTGTTTTGAAAGCCGATTATCCGAATCAGCCGCCAATCTTCTTGAGAAATATGGAGCGAATGTGATCAGTGCTCCCTCTATGCAGGAAGTGCCGCTCGAAAAGCACGACGAAGTTTTCGGGTTCGGTAAAAAACTTTTTAACGGTGAGATTGATATTCTCATCTGTACAACCGGCGTAGGTACTCAAATGCTGATTAATGCCCTCGAAACAAGGTATGAGCTGGAGAAAATACTGGACGCATTGAGAAGTGTCACAATTGTGGTTCGAGGGCCCAAACCAATTCGGGTACTAAAAAAATACAAGGTGTCGTTTGAGGTTACCGTACCCGCCCCTAATACATGGAAGGAGATTCTTGAATCGATGGATAATGATGAACAGACCAGCAGCCTGACAGAAAAAACAGTGGCGGTACAGGAGTATGGTGAATCAAATGATGATCTCCTTCGTGAACTCAAACAGAGAGGAGCTGTCGTTTTACCGGTACGCGTATACCGCTGGGAATTACCGGATGACACGAAACCTTTGATGAAGGGCATACAGGCCGTCTTGGATGGAAATGTAGCGATGGCGCTTTTTACAAGTAAAACGCAAATTGATCATGTTATGCAGGTGGCATCGGAAAAAGGGATGGAAAGCCCCTTGAAGGAAGCCATGAATAATCTTTTCGTTGCTTCAATCGGTCCAGTTTGCACCGGCGGACTTCATTCGTATGGAATCAAGGTAGATTTTGAGCCTACACGATCTAAACTTGGTGTTTTTGTAAGAGAAATAAGTCATGAATTTGAAGATCCTTCCTCACAACTTTAATTGCAGAAGCATATCCACAAGTCGGGGCAACTCAATTACAGGAAAACATCGGGAAATGGCTGAGTTGGTCCAATTGTAATCAGATTATTGGGTGTCCCACTTTCGAACACGTGTTTCAAATTCTCATTTTGGAACAAATATCTGTCAGCTGAATAGTTATGTATATATCGCTATCAATAAACGGCTGCAAGATGGCTTATTCTTACCATTTAATGATCAGAAATTGCGGAGAATAATTTTTCTTCTATTTTACCTGATGGATTGCAGCTTACAAACCGTTAAATAAAACCCAAATATACCTTAACCACTATGAAAACTATTAAGGCAGGTTTACTATTTACGATTGTTCTTTTCACATTCCAGACTTCCTTTGCACAGTCCGGCAGTTTCTCTGAAATATTTAAACAGCATTTTAATGAAACAGTCCAAAAAGTTGAGCAGGCTGAAAGTGCAGATGAAAAACGGACTTATCTGAACGATTCATTTGACGATATGCTCACTGCCATTGAGCGAATCGAGCGTTCAGCAAACCTTTCAGATGATGAACAGGCGCAGCTGATCTCATTTAAAGAAGATGTTGAAGAGAGAAAAAGCGAGCTTAACGGACTCGACGGATTTGACGAGATTGTAGATGAAGATCTCGATGATTTTTCCAATTTCTCTCAACAGATGATGGAACAGGCCAACCGGACGGTTACCATCAGCCTCACCTCTGCACTGCTAATTGTATTGATACTGCTGCTCTTGTAACGCATATAACAATTCACTCACATCAGGCATCTTTCTGATTTAAGGAAGATGCCTGTTTTATTCCTTACTTATTGAACGATCACACATCTTTATTCACGTTTTTTTCACTTTTGCTCCTGCTCATTACGGGATGCAGCACCCATTCACTGGTTTCACAAGAACCGGTTCCTGAAGAATCTCCCGATTATACCCTCTTTTTTTACATCCATGGTGATTCCGATTATCTCTTCCATCAATCCGGCGGAGAAGCAATTCATGCCGATGAACACGCCCTTGATAAAGCTCTGAATGCAGCAAAAAAAGCCGAAACAGGTGAGGTTTATATCTTTCATCATCGGGCGGAAAAGAACTTTCTGGGGTTGATTCCCCGCAGAAAAAGTCAGTTTTATCATTTCCAAAACGGACAGGAAATTCAGCGTATAAAGTATCGCCGATCCTCTGATGATCTATTTATGGAGGCCGAAAACCGGCTGCATGCATTATATGGTTCAGATCCGGATCCGGCAGACAAACCGGCCTATTTTTTATATTTTGGCCACGAAATACCTTTGGAAGTTCACAGGGGATATAACGCATCCCATTCAAACACTGTGGTTGATACTAAGGCGTTTGCGACCGGGCTGAGCGCGTTTATCGGTGAAGATCACTCCTACGATCTCGTTGCTCTTTCAAGCTGCAGTAACGGAACACCGGCCATGGCGAAATATCTTCAGGAAACCGCGCGATACCTGCTCGCATCTCCACAAAACCTGCATCTGTCTCACATTAATTTCACATCCCTCGAATTACTTAACGAGTCTCCGGATATCGATCCGGGCCATCTTGCCGAAAAAATTGCAGCAGAGTCTTACGACAGACTTACAGAATCTGTACAAACGGTTGTTTCGCTGGCTGTGTATGATCTGGAAGTTACAGGAGGATATATTGAAGAGTTGTATAGCAAAACCCGGGAGTATTTGAATCACGAAACTCCAAACCTGTTCAAAGAAAACCGGGACTGCATAGAACTGCCGTTTTTTGATAAGGATCAATATTCGGATGGTGTTCGGCTCTTTTACCGACCACCCCGCTTCGGCTCGCGAAGTTCTTCTGAAACCCACTCCGGCTGGGGATGCAAAATCGTTGATTAATCCAGGCTTCTGCCCGATTTCTGTTTCACACCCGGAATTTGTTCAAGTCTGTGGCACATCAAACCAATCAAAAATAACCAGGCGGAGAAAAGGCCTATCATAACAGAAAACAGATTTCCTCCCGGAACACCTGTCTGATTAACCGATTGTGTAAATGCATCAAACGTTCCTGATGAGATGATTTCTCCGTCACCTGCAAAAGCTATGGTAACAGCAAATAACAGAAGCACGATTGCAGCCACTGTTGTAATAATTATTGATTTCATTTTATTCTCTTAACCCACAGTCATTTTAATTTCTGTTAAACTACAGTATCTATTCAATTTCTCAAAGCTGCTTTCTGAAACTAGCTTAGATACGGATTTTTTACTGAACCCCATCTTCGTTGAAATCATCCCCGCCTTCATCAATAAATTGCACGTTGCCAAAGGCATTAATGTGAAATTCGAAGTAACGGGTGTGAATACAACCAGCAGGGCAATCTCCCCATTTCTTTTTATACCGAAACGAGATAAATGTTTCTTCAATCCCGGCAAGGATATCATTTCCATCACCTGCAATATTGTTTGACTCACTATTAATGATCTCTTCAATTTTCTCAAAGTCCATTGCCATCGCAACGGGGTTGAGAAGCTTTTCAGTAGCAAGAATTGCCGTTCCGTACGAATTGGTTTCAGTTTCAGAATAGCTTTCCAAGACCAGGTCATATTTTTGAATCAGCTCATCCACTGCTGCATTCCCTGTTTCCGTTTCCCCTTCTCTCCAGGCCTGCAGCCAGTCCGATGCACCTTCTTTATCCGGCATCACTATAATTTCACCATGCTTCATGCGGGGCCTGGCTCGGATTTCGAATTCATTGGTTACCCGATTTGCTTCATCCAGTCCGCTATTTACCACATGAACGAGCGCATTATAGTACAGATCCACCAAACCGTCCGGAATTTCAACTTCTGTGGAGTCCGCCGAATTTACATCACGCAGCGCAAGTTCCACTGCACTTTTATACCACTCTTGGCGTTCGCCGGCTGTAAGATGGCCATCTTCAGCCTCAGCGATTGACTGTCCATTTTCCCAGTCAATAGGCAGGGTATCCTCACCGGAATCGAGCACGCTCTCGCAGGAGAAGAATATGGCTGAAATGATCAGAATCAACAGGGTATTCCATCTTTCTGCATGTAACATAATGTGTGATATTTTTTCTTTTGGGTTTACCTTTTATACACATCAGAAAATCAGACACCTACTTGACTGGAAAATGATTCTCGGGGAGAGCGGTTTTTTCTATAGAGAGTGCTGAACCAGGTAATCACATATACCACGATAGCCTAAAAGGATATCTGAAGACTTACCGATGGGTAGAACCCGGGCATCGTTCTTTCACCGGTTCTGTACCTTGTTACACTGCCATTTTCAAATACAGGCACAAGGTTTTTTTCAAGTTCATTTTTCCTGTTGAGGATATTCACCAGGTCGAGACGGAGTTCCATATCGGCCCTCCCGGCTGACGGGGAATAGACCAGCGAAAAATCTACCTGACTAAAGGGGCTTAAAAAATCCTGCTCCGGGCTGCTAAAATCGAACCCTTCAGCATTGATCGGTTCAGCAAGCTGCAAATAGTTGTAATACGCCTCCCGATAAGCCCAGGTCCGCCCATAAATCCCCTGCCAGCGCACAGATGCCTTTAAGTCAGAGAGCACTCTCCACATCATTCGGAATTGCACACGATGAGGGTCACTCCATGGAGCCGGAACCGTTTTCCCGAATTGCGATGTCATATCTACCCGGGTGAAGCTGTAATCGTAGCCGCCCATCAATGATATTCGATCATTGGCAACCGACCGGTTCGCACGAATGCTTCCGCCCAGGGCTCTCATCTCAGTTGATTCGGCAAACGCGCTCACTTCCGAACGGTCTAAATCCTCTCCGGTAAGAAGGTTTCTGTATGATGTGATGTTCGTTACCGGCTGCCATTTATAGTACGCTTCCAGCCGAAGTGTACTGTTTTCTGAGGGTGCAAGATACCATGATCCGGCAAGATGATACGCTTTTGGAATCTCTTCATTGCCGGCATGAGACCAGATTGAAAATCCCGGCACAACTGCCGAAGCTCCCGTATTTGTGATCGAATATTCATTAATAAACTGCCGGTATAGCCCCCCTGAAATCCGGGCCGACCAGTACCCGATGCGCGATTCTGCCTTGTCGTACTGTACGGATATTCTCGGCTCGGCATATACGGTTTGATTGCCGTCTAAATACGTCAGCCTGCTGCCTAACGACAGATGCCAAAAGCTTCCAAAACGGTAATTTCCCGTGAGATGAGAGCTGACCATTGAAGATTTTACATTGGAAAATGTAGGCAGGTAGTTTCCTTCTTCCACATCAACACCGGAACGGACGTGATCGAGATGTAAACCTGTTTCCACTTCAAAGTTTGATGAAAAGCTGTAGGTCAGATCAGAACCGGCCCTGAAATGATGAATATTATTCCCCTCGATGGATCCCGGCAGTTCTGTAAAACTGCCCGAACCACCAATTTCATGTGAAAAAGATGCCCGGTCCAATGTAGTTGTAAACCATATAGGGGCATTTGTGGTACGGATGTCACTGCTGTGACTGAACGAACCGTAACTATAGCTCATCTTCGTCCGGAAATTGATTCGCGGGGACAACAGACTGTTCCAGCTGATTTGCCCAACCCTGTTTTTCCATTGATACTGCTCAGCAGCATATAAAAAAGGCACCACATTCACGTCAGGGATAGAGCGATTCAGCACCGCTGTATTTAATTCGTTTTCCGATGCGTAAAATGAAGCATAGAGTTCATTAAAAGAGTTAATGGTAAGACGGGAAGCAAAATGAGCATCATAAAAATTGAGCTCTGAATCATGATCAACCGGACTGTAAAGTGCGGCATCGGTTTCAATCGCTTCCGTCTGATTTAGTATAAGCGGATCAATTTGATCCCAGGACCGGAGCGACTCTCGCAAAACCGGGTCTCTGTACGTATCCCAATAGCTGTTTCTGAACGCGCTCATCACCTGCAGTGAAGATTCATCACCCAAATCAAATGAATAGTCGCCCCGCAGGTTAATCGCCAGGGGATCTGCCTGAAGTGTGGCTCCCCGATTTCCCACAGCTCCTAAATCGTGGGATAGATCCACCGCACCTGACAGGCTGCTTGCTTCAGAAGCACCGAATCCTGCGCGGTTCAGGGTTACCCGCCCGATGGCGTGCGGACTAAACGCGCTGAACATCTTCCCGATTGAGTGCGGATTGTAGACCGGTGCCCCGTCCAGCAGCAGCCGGTTTTCGCTCTGCTGACTGCCCTGCAGCTGAATTCCGTTCATAGGTAAACCGTGCTGAACTCCGGGCACAAGGCTCAAATCCCTGATAGGGCTACTCATCATGGCTTCCGCTTCAAGAGTTTCTCCGTTGTTCGGATTTGAATTCGAATAGCTGCCAAAAACTCCCGGGCGATGAGATTCAACAATTACAGGAGCAACAGTGAGCTGCTTCGGTTGCAAGCTCACTGTCTCCTGTATGCGCTCATTTGGCGGGATACGTACCGATTTAGTTACCGCTTCATATCCCACATAGCTAAAAATGATGGTGTACTCCCCGCTGATCAGCCTTGATATAGCAAAGTTGCCGGACTGTCCTGTACTGGTTCCGCCTGATGCATCTGCCAGCATCACGGTGGCTCCCGGAAGCGGGTGCCCGGTACGGCCATCAACCACTTTCCCCGTAAACACACCGTAGGCTGGGTCTTCCGCTGCAACCGTTACGATCACGATTGTCCCGGATGAAAGCGTGAGGAAATCAAGACCATGAGCGGACAGTACCGATCTTAGAAGGTCTCTGATTTCAAGATTTTGAACTCTCTGATACACCTCAGCACCCCGGATAATATCCGGATCGTAAACAAGATCTATTTCTGCTTCTCGTGCTATTCGGTCGAGTACCGTTTCCAGCGACTCTCCCCTGAAATCAAAACTGAAACGTACCGGGTCACTATCCTGCGCAGCGGCCGGCACGCTAAAAACAGACAGCGCGGATACGGCCAAAACAATATAAATCCGGAGTAGCTTCATCTGACTTCGTTATTGATAGATTTTGAGCTCGGTCAACTCACGAAAATTCTTCATTTAATCCAAAGAAATTGCCTTTAAGTATAATTGGAGATGCTAATAAACCCTGAAACCGTTAGCGGTTCTCGCGTAATTTAAGCCGGCCACGGTACAGATATCATCCAGCAGCGATTCAACACTCTCCACCTGCCGGTAATACCCGGTTAGCGTTTCTGTGGCAGCACGGCTGTTTTCCAGATCAACCCTCACGCCGAAACGACGTTCAACTTCCCTGAAAATATGGCCCAGCGGTTCATCATAAAATACGAACATTCGCTCCCGCCAGCCGGTAATGAGTTCCATATCCGCCTCGGCTGGTTCTTCAGGCTTAACACTGCCGGCACTCCACGTTGATCTGTATCCTGCCGTGAGATTTACCCTGTTCTGATCCATTCCTTCCGGGAAAAAGAGAACCGAACCGCTTTTTACAGCTACACGGGTTTTATCACCTGGATCATCTGCCCAGGAGCGAACTGAAAATTCAGTCCCTGTAACTTCGGTTACTGTTCCGTTGGCTTTCACGATAAATGGTACATTTCCGTTTTTCACATCAAACCACGCCTCTCCGTTAAGAGAAAGTGTTCGGTTGGTTACCCCAAACAGACGGTTAAACTGCACAGTCGTACCGCTGTTCAGCTCAATGAGGCTGCCGTCGGGCAGCTCGAGCTCCGCAATCTCACCGTAGGGCGCGGTAACATTCCGGGGCATAAAAAAGAGCACTGCGCCAAACAGGATCAGTGCTACTGCAGCGACCAGGTAACGGCTGTAACGGTGAATGTAGCCGGAAATCTCCGGTTTCTGCGACTCTGTTTCGAGCCGTATGTGCAGATCCTTCAGTGCATCTTCGGTTTCAGATTCCCCGGGCAAATCAAAATCTTTCCACTCATCTGCGCCGGCAGAAACATCCCATATCTTTTGCAGATCTTCATCTTGCAAAGGGTGGGTATCTTTCGGTTTTTTATCTTTCTCAGACATCCTGGATTTTGCTCTTTTCCTGTTGATATTCATCGTAACACTCCCTCAATGTCCGGAGTGCAGCCACGATATGATTGTTTACGGTTTTCGGGGATACATCCATAACCCCGGCAATTTCTTCATGGTCGAGCCCTTCAAACCGGCTTAGTTGAAAAGCTTCTTTTTGGCGTTCCGGCAGATCGCCAATCCAATTTGTAAACTTCTGCTGAAGTGAATCTTCATCGCCGGGAGCCGTTTCCGGATGTTCTGAATCTTC
This portion of the Rhodohalobacter sp. SW132 genome encodes:
- a CDS encoding uroporphyrinogen-III synthase, whose translation is MTSDKPLSGLNAVCFESRLSESAANLLEKYGANVISAPSMQEVPLEKHDEVFGFGKKLFNGEIDILICTTGVGTQMLINALETRYELEKILDALRSVTIVVRGPKPIRVLKKYKVSFEVTVPAPNTWKEILESMDNDEQTSSLTEKTVAVQEYGESNDDLLRELKQRGAVVLPVRVYRWELPDDTKPLMKGIQAVLDGNVAMALFTSKTQIDHVMQVASEKGMESPLKEAMNNLFVASIGPVCTGGLHSYGIKVDFEPTRSKLGVFVREISHEFEDPSSQL
- a CDS encoding carboxypeptidase-like regulatory domain-containing protein: MKLLRIYIVLAVSALSVFSVPAAAQDSDPVRFSFDFRGESLETVLDRIAREAEIDLVYDPDIIRGAEVYQRVQNLEIRDLLRSVLSAHGLDFLTLSSGTIVIVTVAAEDPAYGVFTGKVVDGRTGHPLPGATVMLADASGGTSTGQSGNFAISRLISGEYTIIFSYVGYEAVTKSVRIPPNERIQETVSLQPKQLTVAPVIVESHRPGVFGSYSNSNPNNGETLEAEAMMSSPIRDLSLVPGVQHGLPMNGIQLQGSQQSENRLLLDGAPVYNPHSIGKMFSAFSPHAIGRVTLNRAGFGASEASSLSGAVDLSHDLGAVGNRGATLQADPLAINLRGDYSFDLGDESSLQVMSAFRNSYWDTYRDPVLRESLRSWDQIDPLILNQTEAIETDAALYSPVDHDSELNFYDAHFASRLTINSFNELYASFYASENELNTAVLNRSIPDVNVVPFLYAAEQYQWKNRVGQISWNSLLSPRINFRTKMSYSYGSFSHSSDIRTTNAPIWFTTTLDRASFSHEIGGSGSFTELPGSIEGNNIHHFRAGSDLTYSFSSNFEVETGLHLDHVRSGVDVEEGNYLPTFSNVKSSMVSSHLTGNYRFGSFWHLSLGSRLTYLDGNQTVYAEPRISVQYDKAESRIGYWSARISGGLYRQFINEYSITNTGASAVVPGFSIWSHAGNEEIPKAYHLAGSWYLAPSENSTLRLEAYYKWQPVTNITSYRNLLTGEDLDRSEVSAFAESTEMRALGGSIRANRSVANDRISLMGGYDYSFTRVDMTSQFGKTVPAPWSDPHRVQFRMMWRVLSDLKASVRWQGIYGRTWAYREAYYNYLQLAEPINAEGFDFSSPEQDFLSPFSQVDFSLVYSPSAGRADMELRLDLVNILNRKNELEKNLVPVFENGSVTRYRTGERTMPGFYPSVSLQISF
- a CDS encoding FecR family protein, which gives rise to MSEKDKKPKDTHPLQDEDLQKIWDVSAGADEWKDFDLPGESETEDALKDLHIRLETESQKPEISGYIHRYSRYLVAAVALILFGAVLFFMPRNVTAPYGEIAELELPDGSLIELNSGTTVQFNRLFGVTNRTLSLNGEAWFDVKNGNVPFIVKANGTVTEVTGTEFSVRSWADDPGDKTRVAVKSGSVLFFPEGMDQNRVNLTAGYRSTWSAGSVKPEEPAEADMELITGWRERMFVFYDEPLGHIFREVERRFGVRVDLENSRAATETLTGYYRQVESVESLLDDICTVAGLNYARTANGFRVY